A segment of the uncultured Fusobacterium sp. genome:
TTGATGTTAAAAAAGAAATAGTGATAACTAAACTTGATTAATAATCGCTAATGCAAAGATACTTTGCTGTAAAACTAACGATACATTAGAGAACCTAGCTTAGCTAGATAAATTATAATTTATTTATCAAATTCTAAAATTGCTTTCTCTGTAATAACTTTTACATTAGAATAGTCCGTATCATTACTACAACAACTACCACATGAACTACAATTTCTTCCTTCACAACTTCCACTACCACAACTGTTAGTTTGTCTAGCTTGATAGTCAGAATATGATTCTAAGTACCCTTCTTTTTCTAAAGTTATATATGAACTTTTCAACTCTTCTTCACTTATACCTAAATTCTTCATAATAGCATTGTCACTATATACAGCTGCTGAAAGAAGAAATTTTATCACTTTTTTATCTATCTCATTCATAATTTTTATCCTTTCTTATTTTTATATAATGCCTATTATACCATACATTTTTATTTTAAGAAAAGAATTATAATACTAGACATAAATAGTGAAAAATATTATAATATACTATCAAAAAAGGAGGAGTCAATGAAAAAAGGAGAAATAGCATTAGAAAGTTTAAGAACAACATATAGAAAAAAAATATGGACTAAATTTGTAAAAGCTGTTAAAGATTTTAATTTAATAGAGGATGGAGATAGAATTGCTGTTGGGGTTTCTGGAGGTAAGGATAGCTTACTTCTATGTAAACTGTTTCAAGAGATGAAAAGAGATAGAAGTAAAAATTTTGAAGTTGCATTTATCTCAATGAATCCAGGATTTCAAGCTATGGATATGGCTCAATTTAAAGCTAACTTAGAGGAGTTAGATATCCCTTGTGAAGTTTTTGATGCAAATGTATGGGAGATAGCTTTTAAAGAGGATCCAGAGAAACCTTGTTTCCTTTGTGCTAAAATGAGAAGAGGAGTTCTATACAATAAGGTTGAAGAGTTAGGATATAATAAACTTGCTCTTGGACATCACTTTGATGATGTAGTTGAAACAACTCTGATTAATATGTTTTATGCAGGAACTGTTAAAACTATGATACCTAAAGTAAAATCTACAAGTGGAAAAATGGAATTGATTAGACCTATGGTATATATTAAAGAGAAGGACATTATCGCTTTTACTCAAAAAAATCAGATAATGGCTATGGGGTGTGGTTGTCCTGTAGAGTCTGGAAAAGTAGACTCTAAAAGAAGAGAAATTAAAAATCTTTTAAAAACTATGGAGTTAACTAATCCTAATATTAAGCAAAGTATATTCAATTCTATGAAAAATATAAATCTTGACTATATTTTAGGATATACTAGGGGAAATAAAAACGATAATAAAGTTGAGGAATAAGATGGAAAAAAAAGAGAATATTTTAAGCTATATAGAGGGAAAAAACTTCAGTAAAACTATTTGGAGCCCTGTTGGAAAAGCTATGCACACATACAATATGATTGAAGAGGGAGATAGAATTGCTGTGGGAGTTTCTGGAGGTAAAGATAGCCTTACTACTTTAAATTCCCTTGTTAGAATTCAAAAAATAGCAAATATAGATTTTGAAATTATCCCTATTCATATTCATCCAAATATAGACAAAGCTTCTTTCAATTCTATAAAAGAATATTGTGAAAAATTAGGTTTAAAACTCCAAGTAGAACATACTAACTTAAACGATATGCTCTTTGGAGAAAAAGAGGTAAAAAATCCTTGTTTCCTTTGTGGAAGAATAAGAAGAGGAATTTTATACAGAATGATGAAGGAACAAAATATCAATAAACTTGCTCTTGGTCATCATAAAGATGATATTATTGAAACTTTCTTAATGAATGTTTTCTATCAAGGAAATATGAAAATGATGAAACCTTGTTATCAATCTGAAGAATATGGAGTTAAAGTTATACGTCCATTAGCTTTTGTTGAAGAAAAAGATATTATTAGATATGTTAATAAATTGGAACTACCAGTTGTAAAATCTGATTGTCCTTATGAAGTTAGTGAAAATTCCAGAAGATTGAGAGTTAAAAACTTAATTAAAGATTTAGCTAAGGAAAATAAAGATGTCAGAAGTGTTATTTTTAATAGTATTCGTGATTTACTAAAATAAATACATACAAGGAGGTTTTTTATGAGCTTACTTTTAAACATTATTTGGTTATTTTTAGGTGGATTAGTTTTAGCTTTTGAATGGTTAATTGCTGGAATTATTAGTATTATTTTCATAATTACAATTCCTTTTTCAAGAGGATGTTTTGAAATGGCAGGATCTTGTTTAATGCCTTTTGGTAAAGAGGTAGTTTTAAAAACTGATCTTGGAGAACCACCAAGACCTATTTCAGCTTTCTTCTGGATTATCTTTTTCGGAATTTGGTTAGCTATTTCACATATTATTGCTGGTATATGTCAATGTGTAACTATTATTGGAATTCCTTTAGGTATTCAGAATTTTAAACTTGCTCAAGTAGCATTTAATCCTTATAAATATACTTTAAGAGAAAAAATATAAGAAAAAAAGAGAGTTACAACTCTCTTTTTTTATCTATTTTCTTACTTGTCCATTACCAAAAATTACATATTTTGTAGTAGTTAGCTCTTTAAGCCCCATTGGTCCTCTAGCATGAAGTTTTTGTGTACTTATTCCTATCTCAGCTCCAAAACCAAATTGTCCACCATCTGTAAATCTAGTTGAAGCATTTACATAAACAGCAGCTGCATCTACTTCATTTAAAAATCTTTGTGCATTAGAGTAATCTTCAGTTATAATCGATTCAGAGTGTTTAGTTCCATATTTTCCAATATGCTCAATTACCTCATCAAGAGTATCAACTGTTTTAATTGCCACAATATAATCTTCATACTCAGTTGCCCAATCCTCTTCAGTAGCAGCTTTAGCTTGAGGAATCAATTTAGTTACAATTTCATCCCCTCTTATCTCTACATTTCTTGATAAAAGCTCTTTACCTAAAGTTGGTAAAAATTTCTCAGCTATTTCTTTATTTATTAATAAAGTTTCAACAGCATTACATACACCAGGTCTTTGAGTCTTAGCATTTATTATTATATCCAATGCCTTTTGTAGATCTCCACTTTTATCCACATAGATATGGCAGTTTCCTATTCCAGTTTGAATACAAGGAATTGTACTATTATTTATAACTGTATTGATAAGTCTAGCACTTCCCCTTGGAATAAGTACATCTACATACTCATTAGCTTTCATTAACTCTCCTGCTTTCTCATGACTAGTATCCTTAACCACTTGTACAGCATCTTCAGAGATTCCACACTCTTTTAAAACTTTTCTAAATATATCAACTATAGCTATATTTGTTTGTATAGCCTCTTTTCCACCTCTAAGAATCACTACATTTCCACTTTTTAAACAAAGTCCAAAAGCATCAGCTGTTACATTTGGACGTGATTCAAATATTATAGCTACAACACCAAGTGGAACTCTTTTTTGTTGAATAATCAATCCATTTAGAAGCGTTTTTCCATATACATACTCTCCCACAGGATCATTAAGAGCTGCTATCTCTCTCAATCCTTTAGCCATATCTTCCAATCTTTTTTCAGTAAGAGTAAGTCTATCAATAAATGCTTGTTTTACCCCATTAGCTACTGCATTTTCCACATCTTTTTTATTTATATTTAAAATGCTCTCTCTATCTTCTAAAAGTGCATCTGCTGCCTTTAAAAGTACCCTATTTTTCTCTTCTGTTGAAAGTTGAGCTACCTTTACTGATGCCTTTTTTGCAGCCTCACCTATTAATTTAATTTCCATTATTAATCCTCCATACAATCAAAAATAGTTCCTACATCTTCTCCAGATATTAATTTTTCTATTAAAAGAGGTTCTGAACCATCTAAGATTCCCATAATTACTCTACCATCATAACACTCTCTAGCTGCAAGAAGTTTTGTTTCCATACCTCCTACACTAAATTCACTTCCTTTTTCTCCACCCATTTTCATAATCTCATCTGTTACCTTTTCAACATATGATATTCTCTTTGCATCTGGATGAGTTTTAGGATTTGAGTCATAAAGAGCATCAATATCTGTCAAAATAATTAATAGATCTGCTCCAATTAAAGATGCTACACTTGCTGAAAGTCTATCGTTATCACTGAACTCAATTTCAAAAGTAGATATTGTATCATTAGCATTAACAATAGGAATAACTCCAAAATTTAAAAGTGTTTCAAGGGTATTTGTTGTATTAGTTTTTCTCTCTCCCTCTTTAAAATCATCTTTTGTTAAAAGTATTTGAGCAACTCTTTGACTATATTCACCAAAAAAATTTTGATATATATGCATTAATTCTGCTTGTCCAACTGCTGCTGCTGCTTGTTTCTCTCTAGTTTCCTTAGGTCTAGTTTTAAAGTTGAGTTTTTTTGATCCTACTCCTATTGCTCCAGAAGTTACAAGTATTACATCTCTTCCTTGATTTCTAAGATCACTTAAAACCCATGCCAACTTATTTAAAAGCCCTAAATTTAAATTTCCATTTTCATATGTAAGAGTAGAAGTTCCTACTTTAATTACTATTCTTTTAGAACTTTTTATCCTCTCTTGTATACCTTTTTTCATTGTTCCACCTCAAATTATTTATATAATAAGACATTATACATCAAATCTGAAAATTTTCCCATATTTTTGTTTATATTTACCTATTTTGTTTTAATAATAAACTTTTCTTCATACTCTTTTAAAGACTCCACTGCCTTTGATGTCAACGGATATACCCCTATTAAGTTTACAATTGTCATCAATCCAAGCCCTAAATCTGCAAGGTTCCACACTAAGAAGTTTTGTCTTATTCCTCCAATATATAGCATAACTAGAGTAAACACTTTAAATGCCTCTTGTAACCAAAGTTTATCGTGTAAAAATGCTAAGTTTGGTTTAGCATAAAAACTTATTCCCAACATTGTACTAAATGAGAATAGGAATAGTATTACTGCTGTGAAAACAACTCCCCAGTCTCCAACTTGGTATCTAAATGCTTCTTGTAAAAGTGTCATTCCTTGTAACCCTTCAGGAATTTTCCCATCTGAAAGAAGAATAACAAAAGCTGTTGCACTACATATTAAAATTGTATCTACAAAAACTCCTAGAGCTTGAACTAATCCTTGTTTTACTGGATGTTCTATCTCTGCTGCTGCTGCTGCACATGGAGCTGATCCTGAACCAGCCTCATTTGAGAAAAGTCCTCTCTTTACCCCTTGCATTACAACACTACCAAATGTTCCACCTAAAAATTGTTTAATTCCAAAAGCATGATTAAATATATTTGTAAACATACTTGGTAAAACTGTAATATTCTTTACAATTATAAATATAACTACACCTAGATAAATTACAGACATAAAAGGTACCATTTTATCTAAAACTTTTACTATTTTATCTCTTCTACCAAAAAGAACAACTGCTGCTAGTGCCACTAAAACAAGAGAAGTTTTTCTAGGATCAATATTAAAAGCTGTTGCAAATGATTCAGTTACAGAGTTTGAAATAATTTGAAATACCCCTGCCCAACAGATTAAAGCAAATACTACAAATATTACTCCTAACCATCTCATTTTTAATCCTTTTTCAATAAAGTATGGAGCTCCACCTCTATACCCACCATGTGGATCTTTTTCTCTATATAGAAGTGCAATTGTTGCTTCTATAAAAGCTGTCCCTGAACTTAAAAGAGCTACAACCCACATCCAAAATACAGCTCCAGGTCCTCCTACTGATACAGCAGCTACAACTCCTGCTAAGTTTCCAACTCCAACTCTTGATGCTGTTGAAATACAGAAAGCTTGGAATGAACTAACTCCCTCTTGATTAGCTTTTGTTTTTTCAGTTATTAATTTTATCATATGTCCAAATAGTCTAAATTGAACTCCCTTTGTTCTAAGTGTAAAGTATATTCCACTTATCACTAATAACACTACCAATAAATTTTGATTCCACATCACATTGTTAATTTGATTTACAAGATTTTCAAACCAATTCATTTTTCTATCCTCCTAGATAATTTTATATATTTTTTAGCAATTAAAAAAGAGTCCTCCTTTAATTACTTTTTTCCATTGTTATATGAATAGATTTAGTAATTAAATTCAGACTCTTTGAAAGTTCTATTTTATTTTTATTACCCTACTATTCTACTGTGCTACAATTTGATACTCTTTTATTTTTCTCTCTATCTCTTCTATATCTACTGGTGCTACCTTTACTACTTGATTATTTACTTTAACCTCAATCTCACTTTTTCCCTTAACTTTAGAATATCTTGAGAATAACTCTGCTACAAACTTTTTATCCTCATCTGTAAAGTTACCATATCCTAAAATACGAGGTCCTCCTACTTTACAACCTGCTACATGAAGAGTTCCTTTTTCCTTATATTCTTCTATTCTACTATTTCCCTCTTCATCTCTACCTACAAACAGATATTTTTTTTCACCTAATCTATAGAATCTTGTTTTCTTTATAAGATGGAAAAGATATGAATGTTCTTCATTCATAAGTCCATCTTTTTCGATTATCTCTAGTCTATCAGAATATGCTGGATCTGTCAATAGGCAACCTCCACCTGGAGTTGGATATTCTACAAGTCCATACTTTTCTGTAAGTTCCATCTGCTTAGCTCTACTTCTTCCTTGAATATCAAGAAGTTGCTCTCTATCTACCCAACCCTCAAGTTCTGCTTTGCTTGGTGGTAGTAATTTAGCTGATAGAGGTCTTAATATTAAGTCATCCATTCCTGATAGAGCTTTTACTTTTTCTAAGGCTGCTGAGTTTTGTGACATAGGTCTTTGTCCTAAAACCTCTCCTGAAATTACAAATTGAGCCTCATATTTCTCAAGAAGTTCTCCAGCTATTTTAAACATCAACGAATGGCAATCTATACATGGATTCATATTTTTACCTCTTCCATATACAGGATTTTGCATCATATCTGTATGTCTCTTCTTAAAATCTATATACTCCAATTGTATTCCCAATTGTTTTGCCATACTTTCAGCTTTCTCATTCTTTCCACCAAAGAAATGAGAAACAAAATTTAAACCTATAACCTCAATTCCTTGATCTTTTACCACTTTAACAGCTAAGGCACTATCTAGTCCTCCTGAAAAAAGTGCCAATGCTTTTATCTTTTTCTCCACTATTTTTCCTCTCTTCCAAAATCTAAAATTGTTCTTCCTCTGCTATCTTTTTTACCTTCATAGTATACTTTCATGCTCTTAGGTACAGCAGTATATACTTTTTTGCTTATCTCAATAAAACTAGCTCCTTTTATGCACATTGCTCCTGCTAAAAAATCCATTAATCTTTGAGCAGTATGAAGATCCAAATATTCAAGATTTAATGTTACCATCTTATCATTTTTTATATATGTAGCTATCTTTTTACAATCAGCAAAAGTTTTAGGATCTACAAATATAGTTTGATAATTTCCTCCCGCATTTAACTCTGATTCTAAAGTAGATACACTACTTCCTTTATCTCTAGTTGGTGTTGGAACCTCTTTTTGAACTGGTACTTCACTTTCTTTTCCGGCGTTTACCTCTATTATTCCTGTATCTTCTATACCATCTAATTCCTCAAGTTCATCTATTGTTCCAACTTCAGGATTATCTATTCCTAAAAGTTCTTTTAAATCTTGAATTACCTTTATTCCACCATTTTTCTTTTTCATCTCTACCTCCTACTGAAATATCTTTCTTCCTATTCTTACTAATGTAGCTCCCTCTTCTAAAGCTATTTTATAATCATTTGTCATTCCCATTGACAATTCTGTCAATTGACCATTAAAATATTTACTGTTTAGTTCATCTTTTATCTCTCTTAATCTCTTAAATACCCCTCTTACTAAAACCTCATCATCAGTAAAAGGTGCCATAGTCATTAATCCCTTTACATTTATATTCTTTAATTTCATTATTTCAGGTAACTCTTTGTATAATTCTTCTAAATCATACCCCTCTTTGCTCTCTTCTCCTGCAATATTTATCTCTAATAATACATCTATTATTCTGCTATTTTGCTCAGCTCTTTTATTTATTTCTTGAGCAAGAGATAACTTATTTACTGAATGAATTAAACTTACATATTCAGCTATATATTTTACCTTATTTTTTTGTAGATTACCAATAAAATGCCACTCTACATCATCTATTCCTAATTCCTTGAATTTTTCCTCTTTTTCCTTTATAACTTGAGCTTTATTTTCTCCAAATACTTTTACTCCACACTTTGCTACTTCTAGCATCTCGTCTATTCCTACATATTTAGTAACACCAATAAATCTTACTTTTTCTGGATTTGGGGAGTGTTCTTCTATATCTTTTCTAATTTCCTCTATATTCTTTTCTATCCTACTCATTTCTTCTCCTCACACAAATTCATCTAATACATCATTAGCTACCATTAATCCCTTACGTGTTAGAATAAATTTATCATCTTTTCTCTTTAAATACCCTCTTTTTTCTAACGAAAGACATATATCAATATACTTACCTGTAGGTTTTACCCCTTTTTTTAAAAGTCTAAATCCTACAATATATTTATACTCTTCAATATCTTCTAAGGTTAATGTTTCACTTTCTAATATAGGTCTTAACTTACTATCTATACTACCATAATATTCTAAAAATTTCATCTGATTTTTATATCGTATATTATCAAGGTATCCAGAAGCTCCTAATCCTATTCCTAGATACTCCTTATTTTCCCAGTATTTTGTATTGTGTACAGCCTCTTTTCCCTCCAAACAAAAATTAGATATCTCATAGTGAAGATATCCCCTTTTCTCTGCTGTATCTATTATTTTTTCAAACATCTCTGCTTCTATCTCATTTTCAGTTTCTCTTAAAATTCCCTTTTTTAACTTCTCAAAGAAAACTGTTCCCTCTTCCCAAATAAGAGAGTATATTGAAAAATGTTCAGGTTTCATATCTAAAAGTTTATTCAAATCTTTTAATACTTCCTCTACATTTTGCCCAGGCAACGAAAACATAAGATCTAAACTTATATTATCAAATCCTGCTTTTCTTGCATTTTCAAAGGTTTCTATTCCTTCTTCACTTGTATGCATTCTTCCTAAAATTTTCAAATATTTTTCATCAAAAGATTGTATCCCTATACTCAATCTATTTATTCCGATTTTTCTCAATTTGCATAGTTTATCAAAATCCACTGTTTTAGGATTTACTTCCATTGTTACTTCAGCATTTTCTGCTATATCTAATCTTTTTAATATTCTCTCTACATCTTCTAAATCTAAAAGAGAGGGGGTTCCCCCCCCGAAATAAACTGTATTATACCTATAGCTTGGATATAGATCCAACTCCTTTAATAGATAATCTACATATTTTTTTCTTTCCTCTCCATTAGATTTAAAAGAGAGAAAATCACAGTAATTACATTTGTTTAAACAGAAGGGAATATGTATATATATTCCATCTACCATAATTTTCCTCTCTCCTATCTTTTAAATTATAATGAATCTACATAAACTTGGAATCCGTTTTTAATCTCATCAAGCTTAGCTAATGATTTTTCTTTAGTACTATCTACAACACAGATATAGTATTTAATTTTTGGTTCTGTTCCAGATGGTCTAGCTGTTACATATGTTCCATCTTCAAGTATAAATTGGATAACATCTGATTTTGGTAGAGCGATCTCTTTAGTTTCTCCAGTTGCCATATCTTTTTCAACTTGTAATTTGAAATCTTTATATGTAGCAACTTTTCTTCCACAAATTTCAGTATGTTCTTTATTTCTAAGATTTTCCATTATTTTTCCAATCTCTTCAATTCCAGATTTTCCTTGTTTTGTGATAGATACAGTTTCTTCTACAAACCATCCATATTTATCATATAATTTATTTAGCTCTTTGTATACTGATGTACCAATACTATCATAGTAAGCTGCCATTTCAGCTATCATAAGAGTTGCAACTACTGCATCTTTATCTCTTACATGAGTTCCTACAAGATATCCTATTGATTCTTCAAATCCAAATAGGTATGTTCCATCTAGTTCTTTAGTTTCAAATTGTCTAATTTTTTCTCCAATATATTTGAATCCAGTAAGAGTTCTAAATACTTTTACCCCTTTATCTTTTGCTATTACATCTAACATAGGAGTTGAAACTATTGTAGAAATTACTGCTCCATTTGAAGGAATATTTTTATTCATTTCTAATAGATAGTTCATTAAAAGAACTCCGATTTGGTTTCCATTTGGGAATACCCATTTTCCTTCTTCATCTCTTATAGCCATACCAGTTCTATCAGCATCTGGGTCATTTGCTAAACAGATTTTAGCTCCAATTTTATCTGCAAGTTCTGTACTTAATTTAAATACTGATTTATCTTCTGGGTTTGCATATGGACAAGTAGGGAACATTCCATCTGGCATCTCTTGTTCTGCTACTGTGTATACAGATTCAAATCCCATCTCTTTTAAAACTCTTTGTACTGCTACTCTTCCAGTTCCATGAAGTGGTGAATAAACGATTTTAAAATCTTTCTTTCCTGGGATATCTCTATTTATAGCTTGTTTTTCTACCTCTTCAACAAATCTATCATCAACATGTTTAGAAATTGTTTCTAATAGTCCATTTGCTCTAGCTTCATCTTCAGATACCATTTTTATATCATTAAATATATCTACACTATTTACTTCTCCAACAATTCCACTAGCTTGAGGTTCAACTATTTGTGCTCCATCTTCCCAATATACTTTATATCCATTGTATTCTTGTGGATTGTGTGATGCTGTTACCATTACCCCAGCTATAGCTTTTAATTCTCTTGTAGCAAAAGAAAGTTCTGGTGTTGATCTTAAAGAATCAAATAGATAAGCTTTTATTCCATTTCCTGCTAATACAAGAGCTGTATTTAAAGCATATTCTGTCGAACCTATTCTACAATCATATGCAATAGCTACTCCTCTTTTTTTCCCTTCTTCTCCTGTAGTTTTTAGAATATAATTTGCTAGTCCTTGAGTAGCTTTTCTAATGTTGTATTTATTTATTCTATTTCTTCCTACTCCTCTAACTCCTCTCATTCCTGCTGTTCCAAAGCTTAAATCTGTGTAAAATCTGTTTTCAATCTCTTTTTCATCATCCTTAATACTTAATAGCTCTTCTCTATCTTCACTATCAATGTATTCAGATTTTACCCATAATTCATAACTTTTTAGAAACTCTTTTTCCATAACCTGTCCCTCCAATACTTTATATTTTATACACCTTGATATTTAATATTATACCTCAATTATTTATTTTTAAAAAGAACTTTTATTTTTTTCTTTTTTATATCAAGTTAGAATTATTCGTTTTGTAACAAAGTATATTTGTTTTGTTATTTTACATCATTTATATTAAAATATATAAAAATTTATAAAAATATATTTTATATATTTGAATTATATATATAAAATGTGATATATTTATTCTTGCATAATAATAAATATATATCATCAATATAATTAATATATAAAAATGAAATTAATACGTTTTTAAAGGAGGACTTAAATTATGGTATTAAATCTTACAACTATCCAAACAATGGCATTGGCAGTTATAGTTCTTTATTTAGGGAAGACTATAAATAATACTTTTAAATTTTTAAAAGAAAACTGCATACCAGATGCTGTTACTGGTGGAACTCTATTTTCAATTTTAACTCTTATAGGGCATGAAACTGGAATACTCTCTTTTGTTTTTGAGGATAATTTGAGAGATGTATTTATGATTGCTTTCTTTACCACTGTTGGTTTTTCAGCAAGTATTAAATTATTAAAAAAAGCTGGATTACCTGTTCTTATGTTTTTAATTGCTGCTGTTGCACTAGCTATTTTACAAAATGTATTTGGTGTTGCTATGGCTAAATTCTTACATATTAACTTATTAATAGGACTTGCTACTGGTTCTCTTGCAACAACTGGTGGACCTGGAACTGCTGGAGCTTTTGGACCTATCATAGAAGCTGTTGGTGCTGGACAAGCTGAGGGAGCTACAATGGTTGCTATGGCTACTGCTACATATGCTCTTATTGCTGGTAGTATTATAGCTGGACCTATCTGTAAAAGACTTATTAATAAATATAACTTATTAAACAAGAAAAATGAAAATGACTTATTTGAATCTACTGGAGCAAAGGTTGAAATGTTAAATGCTAAAAGAATTCTTCCTTCTGGATTCCAAGTTGTTATTGCTATGGGAATAGGTAGCTTGATTTCTAACTTTTTAAGTAGTTTAGGAATGGTTCTTCCTCCATATATAGGAGCTATGTTTGCTGCTTCTATTATGAGAAACCTTTCTGATTATACTGGAAAATTTGAGATAGACCTTGATATTATATCTATAATTGGAAGTTTTACTCTAGCAATGTTCCTTTCTATGACTCTTATGAGCTTTAGATTATGGGAATTAAAAGAGTTAGCTCTACCATTGATATTAATGCTTCTTGGACAAACTGTTCTTATGGGAGTATTTGCTTACTTTGTTACATTTAATCTTACTGGAAGAGATTATGATGCTGCTGTTATGACTGGTGGACACTGTGGATGTGGTTTTGGAACTACTCCTAAAGCCCTTGCTAATATGGAAGCTCTTACAGAAAAATACCTTCCATCTCCTAAGGCATTCTTTGTAATTCCTATTGTTGGTGGATTGTTTATAGATTTCTTTAATGCTGCTATTATTACATTCTTTATAAATTTAGTTAAATAAAGTTTTTCTAGCTAGATCAACTCTAGCTGGAAACTCCTCAAAATTGTACTACAGTTGTATAAGCAATTATATAGCTGTAGTATTTTTTTATACAAACTATAATTTCCAAAAGTAGAGGAGTGTAAACGACTACTACTTTTGAGACGCAGAAACGAAGTTTCTGTGATCCTTAAATCTATATTTACAAAACTTATATTTTTTAATTAGAATTATTCCTAATATCAGCTAAAATGGAATTTGGAGAAGAATATTAGAGAGAGTTGCGAAATCTGACGCTAAAAATTCCGACGTGTTTGAGACGAAGTCGAGTTTCGGAATTTTAGTCAGATGAGTATTACTCTCTCTTTATTCTTTGACATGGAATTTAGCTGATATTTAAAATATAAGTTTTGATAACTTAAGTTGACTAATAATCGCTAATGCAAAGGTACTTTGTCAAAACTTAGCAATGTGCTAGATAACTGAGCTTAGTTAGATATATTATAGTTTAAAAGAAAAAAACTGGCTTCATATAGAAACCAGTTTTTCATACAAAATAGTTTTAGTTTTTAGTTATTCGTTGATCATTTT
Coding sequences within it:
- the proB gene encoding glutamate 5-kinase produces the protein MKKGIQERIKSSKRIVIKVGTSTLTYENGNLNLGLLNKLAWVLSDLRNQGRDVILVTSGAIGVGSKKLNFKTRPKETREKQAAAAVGQAELMHIYQNFFGEYSQRVAQILLTKDDFKEGERKTNTTNTLETLLNFGVIPIVNANDTISTFEIEFSDNDRLSASVASLIGADLLIILTDIDALYDSNPKTHPDAKRISYVEKVTDEIMKMGGEKGSEFSVGGMETKLLAARECYDGRVIMGILDGSEPLLIEKLISGEDVGTIFDCMED
- a CDS encoding YccF domain-containing protein, which encodes MSLLLNIIWLFLGGLVLAFEWLIAGIISIIFIITIPFSRGCFEMAGSCLMPFGKEVVLKTDLGEPPRPISAFFWIIFFGIWLAISHIIAGICQCVTIIGIPLGIQNFKLAQVAFNPYKYTLREKI
- a CDS encoding 7-cyano-7-deazaguanine synthase → MEKKIKALALFSGGLDSALAVKVVKDQGIEVIGLNFVSHFFGGKNEKAESMAKQLGIQLEYIDFKKRHTDMMQNPVYGRGKNMNPCIDCHSLMFKIAGELLEKYEAQFVISGEVLGQRPMSQNSAALEKVKALSGMDDLILRPLSAKLLPPSKAELEGWVDREQLLDIQGRSRAKQMELTEKYGLVEYPTPGGGCLLTDPAYSDRLEIIEKDGLMNEEHSYLFHLIKKTRFYRLGEKKYLFVGRDEEGNSRIEEYKEKGTLHVAGCKVGGPRILGYGNFTDEDKKFVAELFSRYSKVKGKSEIEVKVNNQVVKVAPVDIEEIERKIKEYQIVAQ
- a CDS encoding cell division protein SepF, with the protein product MKKKNGGIKVIQDLKELLGIDNPEVGTIDELEELDGIEDTGIIEVNAGKESEVPVQKEVPTPTRDKGSSVSTLESELNAGGNYQTIFVDPKTFADCKKIATYIKNDKMVTLNLEYLDLHTAQRLMDFLAGAMCIKGASFIEISKKVYTAVPKSMKVYYEGKKDSRGRTILDFGREEK
- a CDS encoding ATP-binding protein, producing MEKKENILSYIEGKNFSKTIWSPVGKAMHTYNMIEEGDRIAVGVSGGKDSLTTLNSLVRIQKIANIDFEIIPIHIHPNIDKASFNSIKEYCEKLGLKLQVEHTNLNDMLFGEKEVKNPCFLCGRIRRGILYRMMKEQNINKLALGHHKDDIIETFLMNVFYQGNMKMMKPCYQSEEYGVKVIRPLAFVEEKDIIRYVNKLELPVVKSDCPYEVSENSRRLRVKNLIKDLAKENKDVRSVIFNSIRDLLK
- a CDS encoding ATP-binding protein; translation: MKKGEIALESLRTTYRKKIWTKFVKAVKDFNLIEDGDRIAVGVSGGKDSLLLCKLFQEMKRDRSKNFEVAFISMNPGFQAMDMAQFKANLEELDIPCEVFDANVWEIAFKEDPEKPCFLCAKMRRGVLYNKVEELGYNKLALGHHFDDVVETTLINMFYAGTVKTMIPKVKSTSGKMELIRPMVYIKEKDIIAFTQKNQIMAMGCGCPVESGKVDSKRREIKNLLKTMELTNPNIKQSIFNSMKNINLDYILGYTRGNKNDNKVEE
- a CDS encoding glutamate-5-semialdehyde dehydrogenase, whose protein sequence is MEIKLIGEAAKKASVKVAQLSTEEKNRVLLKAADALLEDRESILNINKKDVENAVANGVKQAFIDRLTLTEKRLEDMAKGLREIAALNDPVGEYVYGKTLLNGLIIQQKRVPLGVVAIIFESRPNVTADAFGLCLKSGNVVILRGGKEAIQTNIAIVDIFRKVLKECGISEDAVQVVKDTSHEKAGELMKANEYVDVLIPRGSARLINTVINNSTIPCIQTGIGNCHIYVDKSGDLQKALDIIINAKTQRPGVCNAVETLLINKEIAEKFLPTLGKELLSRNVEIRGDEIVTKLIPQAKAATEEDWATEYEDYIVAIKTVDTLDEVIEHIGKYGTKHSESIITEDYSNAQRFLNEVDAAAVYVNASTRFTDGGQFGFGAEIGISTQKLHARGPMGLKELTTTKYVIFGNGQVRK
- a CDS encoding sodium:alanine symporter family protein encodes the protein MNWFENLVNQINNVMWNQNLLVVLLVISGIYFTLRTKGVQFRLFGHMIKLITEKTKANQEGVSSFQAFCISTASRVGVGNLAGVVAAVSVGGPGAVFWMWVVALLSSGTAFIEATIALLYREKDPHGGYRGGAPYFIEKGLKMRWLGVIFVVFALICWAGVFQIISNSVTESFATAFNIDPRKTSLVLVALAAVVLFGRRDKIVKVLDKMVPFMSVIYLGVVIFIIVKNITVLPSMFTNIFNHAFGIKQFLGGTFGSVVMQGVKRGLFSNEAGSGSAPCAAAAAEIEHPVKQGLVQALGVFVDTILICSATAFVILLSDGKIPEGLQGMTLLQEAFRYQVGDWGVVFTAVILFLFSFSTMLGISFYAKPNLAFLHDKLWLQEAFKVFTLVMLYIGGIRQNFLVWNLADLGLGLMTIVNLIGVYPLTSKAVESLKEYEEKFIIKTK